Proteins encoded together in one uncultured Sphaerochaeta sp. window:
- a CDS encoding YebC/PmpR family DNA-binding transcriptional regulator, with amino-acid sequence MSGHSKWATIKHKKGAADAKRGQKFTKLIKEISVAAKMGGADPDSNARLRTAILKARAENMPKDNIDRAIKKGSGELENSTYYELTYEGYAVGGVALIIDTLTDNKNRTASDVRSTLTKNGGTLGNSGCVSYMFQTKGIITYDSSKYTEEQIFEVALENGADDVTTSDEVIEVITTPSDFANVLEAMQAAGFEQESAEVEKVADQTVTLDTEKARKVLKIIDKLEELDDVQQVSSNLELPDDFEDSDEE; translated from the coding sequence ATGTCCGGCCATAGTAAATGGGCTACCATTAAACACAAGAAGGGTGCTGCTGACGCTAAACGCGGCCAGAAGTTCACGAAGCTGATCAAAGAAATTTCCGTTGCTGCCAAGATGGGTGGCGCTGACCCCGACTCCAATGCACGGCTTCGTACTGCTATTCTCAAGGCACGTGCAGAGAATATGCCCAAGGACAATATTGACAGGGCAATCAAGAAAGGTTCTGGTGAGTTGGAAAACTCCACCTACTATGAACTGACGTATGAAGGATATGCAGTTGGTGGTGTAGCACTTATTATCGATACTCTTACCGACAACAAGAACCGTACAGCCAGTGATGTTCGGTCCACGCTTACCAAGAATGGCGGAACTCTGGGCAACAGCGGTTGTGTATCGTACATGTTCCAGACCAAGGGCATCATAACCTACGATTCATCCAAGTACACTGAAGAACAGATTTTCGAAGTGGCATTGGAGAATGGTGCTGATGATGTAACGACTTCTGATGAAGTAATTGAAGTAATTACCACTCCAAGTGACTTTGCAAACGTCCTGGAAGCCATGCAGGCTGCTGGGTTTGAGCAAGAAAGCGCTGAGGTAGAGAAAGTTGCAGACCAGACGGTCACCCTTGACACCGAGAAAGCCCGAAAAGTACTCAAGATCATCGATAAGCTTGAAGAGTTGGATGATGTCCAGCAAGTCTCTTCCAACCTGGAATTGCCTGATGATTTTGAGGATAGCGACGAAGAATAA
- the ruvC gene encoding crossover junction endodeoxyribonuclease RuvC, translating into MRILGIDPGYAQTGWGVVESDGQHNRPVSFGVIKTSTSQPDSQRIHFIAKSVGQLAEDHHVDVCAMEDIFFTKNVSSAIPVAKVIGACIHQMGLQELPVKLYSPPTIKSVVTGFGGAEKHQVQEMVRILLGFETIPRPDHAADALAVAICFAVYDFSRIRMKLP; encoded by the coding sequence ATGCGAATCCTAGGAATTGATCCAGGATATGCACAGACAGGCTGGGGTGTTGTCGAATCAGATGGGCAGCATAACCGGCCTGTTTCTTTTGGTGTCATCAAAACCAGTACTTCACAACCAGACAGCCAAAGGATACACTTTATAGCGAAGTCGGTTGGACAGTTGGCTGAAGACCACCATGTGGATGTTTGTGCGATGGAAGACATCTTTTTTACCAAGAATGTCAGTTCCGCAATCCCGGTAGCGAAGGTGATCGGAGCCTGTATACATCAGATGGGATTGCAAGAGCTCCCGGTCAAGTTGTACAGCCCTCCCACCATCAAGAGTGTTGTGACGGGTTTTGGTGGTGCGGAAAAACATCAGGTTCAGGAGATGGTTCGTATCTTGCTGGGTTTTGAGACCATTCCCCGTCCTGATCACGCTGCAGATGCCCTAGCTGTGGCAATTTGCTTTGCTGTCTATGATTTCTCAAGAATAAGGATGAAATTGCCATGA
- the ruvA gene encoding Holliday junction branch migration protein RuvA has protein sequence MINALIGDIVTIEEGTLFLRCGHIEYTLSVSSQTASTFSNLSLDARRGVRVMTVLVHREDSMSLFGFSDADEREAFLQLQTVSGIGSKQALKILSGINVRNLAEALDSGNLKLLSSIPGIGPKTGQKMILALRNVLVLDEDKGRSPNGTRKQAHHPYSDIINALVDMGYDRRLVEETVDKVTENQASELEKMSHHDAEEHLFRLSIKLLG, from the coding sequence ATGATCAACGCACTGATTGGAGACATCGTTACCATTGAAGAGGGAACCCTTTTTTTACGGTGTGGCCATATTGAATATACGCTTTCTGTTTCCAGCCAGACTGCCAGCACGTTCAGCAATCTGTCGCTTGACGCTCGTAGGGGAGTAAGAGTCATGACCGTTCTTGTTCATCGAGAGGACAGCATGTCTCTTTTCGGTTTCTCTGATGCAGATGAGCGGGAAGCTTTTCTTCAGTTACAGACAGTATCGGGAATCGGATCAAAGCAGGCCCTCAAGATCCTCAGTGGTATCAACGTTCGAAACCTTGCAGAGGCATTGGATAGTGGGAATCTTAAGTTGCTCTCATCGATTCCTGGAATCGGTCCAAAAACCGGACAGAAGATGATCCTTGCCCTGAGAAATGTGCTGGTTTTGGACGAGGACAAAGGAAGAAGCCCGAATGGCACGAGAAAACAGGCACATCACCCATACAGTGACATTATCAATGCACTTGTAGATATGGGGTATGATCGTCGTCTTGTCGAGGAAACCGTGGACAAGGTCACTGAGAACCAGGCTTCTGAGCTCGAGAAGATGAGTCACCATGATGCCGAGGAACATTTGTTCCGTTTAAGCATCAAGCTGCTCGGATGA
- the ruvB gene encoding Holliday junction branch migration DNA helicase RuvB: protein METNQPDLHELIQNSVTSSSFQEEGDRQENILRPKLLKDFQGQQRLKDNLAVFVQAARERKESLDHTFLIGPPGLGKTTLASIIANEMEAEIRMTSAPALEKPKDLAGILTNVTEGSIFFIDEIHRLKPALEEMLYIAMEDFEIDWVIGQGPAARTMRIPLPKFTLVGATTKAGSVSSPLSSRFGITCHIEFYNEKELANIIRRSAQIMDVHIEEEAIILLARCSRGTPRIANRLLRRLRDFAAVMGDGIVTTAVVDHGMERLGIDTNGLEMQDRNILRTIIEFYDGGPVGAETLSISVGEAIESLEDFYEPYLIQKGYLKRTPRGRMTTKLAYELLGIPCKRNMDDNQGILF from the coding sequence ATGGAAACCAATCAACCGGATTTACACGAACTGATACAAAACTCCGTGACCTCTTCTTCCTTTCAGGAAGAGGGGGACAGACAGGAAAATATTCTTCGCCCAAAGCTGTTGAAGGATTTTCAGGGACAACAACGACTCAAGGATAATCTTGCAGTCTTTGTGCAAGCAGCACGGGAGAGGAAGGAGTCCTTGGATCATACGTTCCTTATCGGCCCCCCTGGACTGGGAAAGACCACCTTGGCAAGTATCATCGCCAACGAGATGGAAGCAGAGATCCGAATGACCAGCGCACCTGCATTGGAGAAACCCAAGGATCTCGCAGGAATTCTGACCAATGTCACTGAAGGATCTATTTTCTTCATCGACGAAATTCATCGACTCAAGCCTGCTCTTGAAGAGATGCTGTATATTGCCATGGAAGATTTCGAGATCGATTGGGTCATCGGACAAGGACCTGCAGCCCGTACGATGCGGATACCTCTTCCGAAATTTACCCTGGTAGGAGCTACCACCAAGGCTGGTTCTGTATCCAGTCCTCTCTCCTCACGATTCGGCATTACCTGTCATATTGAGTTCTACAATGAGAAGGAACTGGCAAATATTATCAGGCGGTCTGCCCAGATCATGGATGTGCATATAGAGGAGGAGGCAATCATTCTCCTTGCACGATGTAGTAGGGGAACACCCCGTATAGCCAATCGTCTCTTGAGAAGATTGAGGGATTTTGCGGCTGTTATGGGTGATGGTATTGTCACCACTGCCGTGGTAGACCATGGAATGGAACGACTCGGGATAGATACCAATGGGCTTGAGATGCAGGACCGCAACATTTTGCGAACCATCATCGAATTCTATGATGGTGGGCCTGTAGGCGCCGAGACCTTAAGTATCAGTGTTGGCGAGGCAATAGAATCCCTTGAGGATTTCTATGAACCATACCTGATCCAGAAAGGGTATCTGAAACGAACACCTCGTGGCCGTATGACCACTAAACTTGCCTATGAATTGCTGGGTATACCCTGCAAAAGGAATATGGATGACAATCAAGGAATTCTCTTTTGA
- the queA gene encoding tRNA preQ1(34) S-adenosylmethionine ribosyltransferase-isomerase QueA, with protein sequence MTIKEFSFDLPPHLIAQTPADKRGEDRLLVLNRSDGSVVDEQMHHFASYLEEGSVVVVNNSKVRKARVYATSDTGSIVEFLFLEENLDNTWQCMVTKAKRQKVGKHYTFCNEEGSYSRKAWITEIGDDGTRTVAFDSPLDEDFFRELGHVPLPPYIKRDDSFADEKRYQTIYAETEGSVAAPTAGLHFTEDILTSIRKKGCLIVPITLHVGPGTFLPVRTEHLDDHKMHYERYEISEEAANIITQAHRDGRKIVATGTTSVRTLESAFNSADQRLESGEGRTNLFIRPPYQWKVVDQLLTNFHTPESTLLVLVSTFAGKHLIDSAYQHAVDKEYRFFSYGDAMFIR encoded by the coding sequence ATGACAATCAAGGAATTCTCTTTTGACCTACCACCGCACCTGATCGCACAAACACCTGCGGACAAACGAGGGGAGGACCGGCTACTGGTACTGAACCGCAGTGATGGCAGTGTTGTCGATGAACAGATGCATCATTTTGCCTCCTACCTTGAGGAAGGAAGCGTTGTTGTCGTGAATAACAGCAAAGTAAGGAAAGCACGGGTATACGCTACCAGTGATACCGGTAGTATCGTTGAATTTCTCTTTTTGGAGGAGAATCTTGACAACACCTGGCAGTGCATGGTCACCAAGGCAAAACGCCAGAAAGTAGGGAAGCACTATACATTCTGCAATGAAGAGGGAAGCTACAGCCGAAAGGCCTGGATTACCGAAATCGGTGATGATGGAACCAGGACTGTTGCCTTTGATTCACCGCTGGATGAGGATTTTTTCCGAGAGCTTGGACATGTCCCCCTTCCTCCGTATATCAAACGGGATGATTCCTTCGCTGATGAAAAACGCTATCAGACCATCTACGCAGAAACGGAAGGATCGGTTGCAGCGCCCACGGCAGGGCTCCACTTCACTGAGGATATACTCACTTCAATACGAAAGAAAGGCTGTCTAATCGTACCCATTACGTTGCATGTCGGGCCAGGTACATTCCTTCCTGTCAGAACAGAGCACCTGGATGACCATAAGATGCACTATGAACGGTATGAGATCAGTGAAGAAGCGGCAAACATCATAACCCAGGCGCATAGGGATGGCAGGAAGATTGTAGCTACAGGGACAACCAGTGTAAGAACCCTTGAAAGTGCCTTCAACAGCGCTGATCAACGCCTTGAGAGTGGAGAAGGACGGACAAATCTCTTTATCCGCCCCCCCTATCAATGGAAAGTGGTTGACCAGCTCCTGACCAACTTCCACACGCCTGAATCAACCTTGCTGGTACTCGTCTCTACCTTTGCAGGCAAACACCTCATCGACAGTGCTTACCAACATGCCGTAGACAAGGAGTATCGCTTTTTCAGCTACGGGGATGCAATGTTCATCCGCTAG
- the tmk gene encoding dTMP kinase, with product MPSVLQNFVVFEGLDGAGTTTQMQLLAEYCDQNDRPCRATFEPTDKPIGRLVRSVLRKQIVTTPLSLAMLYAADREDHLNNPVNGLMRDLDEGKLVICDRYLYSSLAYQSVDSDFETIKRLNAFPSPQYLFFIDTPVDECLRRIKGRGDQEELFERHEFLEQVKENYERIFETLGKEVTLVRLDGLLPKEEIARNIQEILF from the coding sequence ATGCCTTCAGTATTGCAGAATTTTGTTGTTTTCGAGGGATTGGATGGAGCTGGTACCACTACCCAGATGCAGTTGCTTGCAGAATATTGTGACCAGAATGACCGTCCCTGCCGTGCAACCTTCGAACCTACCGATAAACCAATCGGACGGCTTGTCCGTTCCGTACTGAGAAAGCAAATTGTTACTACACCGCTATCATTGGCAATGCTCTATGCGGCTGATCGTGAAGATCATCTCAATAATCCGGTCAATGGTCTTATGCGGGACCTGGATGAGGGAAAGCTGGTCATTTGTGACCGCTATCTCTACTCTTCTCTGGCATACCAGAGTGTTGATAGCGATTTTGAGACGATAAAAAGGCTCAATGCCTTCCCTTCCCCCCAGTATTTATTCTTTATCGATACTCCGGTTGATGAATGTCTGAGAAGAATTAAGGGAAGAGGAGATCAAGAGGAGCTGTTTGAGCGTCATGAGTTTCTCGAACAGGTAAAAGAGAACTATGAGCGCATCTTTGAGACACTCGGCAAGGAAGTAACGCTGGTGAGGCTTGATGGGCTCCTCCCGAAGGAGGAGATTGCAAGAAACATCCAGGAGATTCTCTTCTAG
- the bamA gene encoding outer membrane protein assembly factor BamA encodes MNMRKSRRFFCAILIIIFSLPLLSAAEEDPWYIGKRIASFSNTGLQNADESTILDIQYAYLDEPFTDELFNELQGELYALDYFLYFLAEAQRTGEGNNDLEIVMEFYELPYINQVMIEGNAGIKTKNIEEVLLSGEGTFLQEQNIERSKDEIRKLYEEKGYADTEISSSYEIDETTNTVSLEFTIEENKQKRIGEITFEGNTTLASDQLEKQLSSKTISYFNSGYYNPSTIETDKQNLINFYQSNGFVDAAISDVRTEDISREDDEYTRLRVIYQIEEGEQWKFGGIQVEGNTVFSDAQFQDLISMREGAVLDISRVQKEIEAVTDLYWNNGYIFNLISSDMVRDEENKVITFILTVQENQQAIVEDIRIEGLTKTKPYVFERELTFSRGDVFSKEALIRSAQNIYNTLIVTDVQFDIVNGSEEGTVVPVYTVVEGNQMDIQFGATFGGNVDGFPVSGFLQWSDKNLGGTGRDLAITTNLSPDTQNFSISFTDGWFKDYRWSNGLSFNFERSKKESVLQRGIGSDYYTGHDVAILEDNAYPLGYDSYLSYLAADKALPANSDLMSYLYYRISLGYNTGYTFMFRPGSLTVGGGLSIGLNYADYNHAVYDPYERLIKAYGDRWQFSNRLSLSFAWDGRDRIENTSKGYYLSQNFTYAGGILGGLSNYIKTSSSASGYVTLFSFELAEKDANVVLGATTTVSAMLPQYYNNKYDTNGWDWYDAKQGATRYEMLYIDGMNTGRGFSVIFDQAYLWDNQVSISWPLAHNVLSAEIYGSATGVSTDLQNIAPSSLAWYYSMGAGIKLKVPGFPLGLYLVKNASFIDNTFAWDGGTIFRGSSEDSGLKLVLAITTTLY; translated from the coding sequence ATGAACATGCGGAAATCGCGCCGTTTCTTTTGCGCAATCCTGATCATTATTTTTTCCCTTCCCCTGTTGAGTGCAGCGGAAGAGGACCCATGGTACATAGGCAAGAGAATTGCATCCTTCTCCAATACAGGCCTGCAGAATGCCGATGAAAGCACGATCTTGGATATTCAATATGCATACTTGGATGAACCTTTCACTGATGAATTGTTCAACGAATTGCAAGGAGAGCTTTATGCTCTCGATTATTTCTTGTATTTCCTTGCTGAAGCACAGCGAACGGGAGAGGGCAACAACGACCTTGAGATAGTCATGGAGTTCTATGAATTGCCCTATATCAACCAGGTTATGATTGAGGGGAATGCAGGAATAAAGACAAAGAATATCGAGGAAGTTCTCCTCAGTGGGGAAGGAACCTTCCTGCAGGAACAGAATATCGAGCGTTCCAAGGATGAGATCAGAAAGCTTTATGAAGAGAAAGGTTACGCCGATACGGAAATTTCTTCTTCCTATGAGATAGATGAAACCACGAATACAGTGAGCCTGGAGTTCACAATTGAAGAGAACAAGCAGAAGAGAATTGGTGAGATTACCTTTGAGGGCAATACAACGCTTGCAAGTGACCAGCTTGAGAAACAGCTTTCCTCAAAGACCATCAGTTACTTCAATAGCGGCTACTACAATCCATCAACCATAGAAACTGACAAACAGAACCTAATCAACTTCTACCAGAGTAATGGTTTTGTCGATGCAGCCATCTCAGATGTGAGAACAGAAGATATCAGCAGAGAGGACGATGAATATACACGACTAAGGGTCATCTACCAGATTGAGGAAGGGGAACAGTGGAAATTTGGGGGTATTCAGGTCGAAGGAAATACAGTCTTCAGTGATGCACAGTTCCAGGACCTTATCAGCATGAGAGAAGGTGCTGTCCTCGATATCAGCCGTGTCCAGAAAGAGATTGAGGCAGTGACTGACCTCTACTGGAACAATGGGTACATCTTCAATCTCATTTCCAGTGATATGGTACGTGATGAAGAGAACAAGGTTATCACCTTCATCCTCACTGTGCAGGAAAACCAACAGGCCATAGTGGAAGATATCCGCATAGAGGGTCTTACCAAAACAAAACCGTATGTGTTTGAACGCGAATTGACCTTCAGTCGCGGCGATGTGTTCAGTAAGGAAGCCTTGATTCGAAGTGCACAGAACATCTACAACACACTGATCGTCACCGATGTCCAGTTTGATATTGTCAATGGTAGTGAAGAAGGCACTGTTGTCCCTGTATATACCGTCGTTGAAGGGAACCAGATGGATATCCAGTTCGGGGCAACCTTTGGTGGGAATGTAGACGGTTTCCCTGTCTCAGGATTCCTCCAATGGTCGGACAAGAACCTTGGCGGGACAGGCAGGGACTTGGCGATAACCACCAACCTGAGTCCTGATACCCAGAATTTCTCCATCTCATTTACTGATGGTTGGTTCAAGGATTACCGTTGGTCGAATGGATTGAGTTTCAACTTCGAGAGAAGCAAAAAGGAGAGCGTCCTGCAACGGGGAATTGGAAGTGATTACTATACTGGTCATGATGTCGCCATATTGGAAGATAATGCATATCCCCTCGGATATGACAGTTATCTCAGCTATCTGGCAGCAGACAAGGCACTTCCCGCCAACTCCGATCTGATGAGTTATCTGTACTACCGGATCTCCCTTGGATACAACACCGGCTATACCTTCATGTTCCGTCCAGGTTCCCTCACCGTTGGGGGAGGGCTATCCATCGGGCTTAACTATGCAGACTATAACCATGCGGTCTATGACCCTTATGAACGCTTGATTAAAGCATACGGGGACCGTTGGCAGTTCAGCAACCGACTCAGCCTTTCCTTCGCTTGGGATGGTCGTGACCGGATAGAGAATACCAGCAAGGGATACTATCTCAGCCAGAACTTTACCTATGCCGGTGGTATTCTTGGAGGTCTTTCCAACTATATCAAGACCTCTTCATCTGCAAGTGGGTATGTGACGCTCTTCTCGTTTGAGCTTGCAGAGAAGGATGCCAATGTTGTGTTGGGTGCCACCACCACTGTCAGTGCAATGCTGCCCCAGTACTATAACAATAAATATGACACAAATGGTTGGGATTGGTACGATGCAAAACAAGGGGCCACCCGCTATGAGATGCTCTATATAGATGGTATGAATACCGGTCGTGGTTTCTCGGTTATCTTTGACCAGGCATACCTCTGGGACAACCAGGTTTCTATCAGCTGGCCTCTTGCCCACAATGTACTCTCAGCAGAGATCTATGGAAGTGCCACAGGTGTCAGTACCGATTTGCAGAATATCGCTCCATCTTCACTTGCTTGGTACTACTCCATGGGAGCAGGAATCAAACTGAAGGTACCTGGATTCCCACTGGGATTGTATCTGGTGAAAAACGCAAGCTTTATTGACAATACCTTTGCATGGGATGGAGGAACCATCTTCAGGGGTAGCAGTGAAGACAGTGGCTTGAAACTGGTACTTGCGATCACCACCACACTGTATTAA
- the mutS gene encoding DNA mismatch repair protein MutS has translation MSSKDTLTPMMVQYHQIKEQHQGEVLFFRLGDFYEMFEDDAREVSRLLNLTLTKRNGQPMCGIPYHAAKTYIKRLLEAGKKIAICEQTSLNQEGGKKLATREVVQVITPATVIEDDYLDAEQSSYVLSISFQKQGISVSYADITTGEFSLRTLGKDHQYGSLLAVLEQVRPRELLVNEDDYFLYQDYQDLLASQQAMVSKLPPWRFSIADGYSLLCSHIGSTSLKAFSLEEKDHRLSSAGALLWYLRETAKTSLNQIDSYTVVEETQFLHIDEASRKSLELVNNTNDGSEKFTLFSAINATLTSMGTRQLKNWITQALTDIEQILFRQRWVEMLFLDRDELGRVRSILKQVLDIQRLTSRIAMNRQVPRDLTGIAQTISAFFQLVDQRYQDLLPSKLDETQLNMLLQLASEIQEAINDQWQGPFEEGKVIRKGFDTQLDALRGTKSGGRELLDAYLKQLKEETGIPTIKLSSNKILGHYIEVTKTHASKVPPTFYRKQTLVNAERFTSDELIKLEQQILESAALAEEREKEVYETLVSKTRDVQQILLSISGFLSDLDCLQSFASTAITHQYTKPIFTDEDVLTLEGARHPVVEQHLTPGGFVANDLTIRGNGKRFCLITGPNMAGKSTFLRQSALLVLLAQIGSFVPATKAKLGIVDRLYCRVGASDNLARGESTFLVEMQEAAHILRTATRHSLVIVDELGRGTSTQDGMSIAYAMMQKLLSMDCKTLFATHYHELAQIDTSAIQLLTLQVSEMGGEVKFLRRVIEGIANSSYGLNVARMAGVGRDIIRQARQFQKQHFTEYDLAAMQPDLFSAASEQEELPYSDLDANEREVIDALESFSIDQSSPLEALLLLKDLQEKLQAR, from the coding sequence ATGAGTTCGAAAGATACGTTAACTCCCATGATGGTCCAGTACCATCAGATCAAAGAACAACATCAAGGGGAAGTACTGTTCTTCCGCCTTGGTGATTTCTATGAGATGTTTGAGGATGATGCCCGGGAAGTTTCCCGCCTCCTCAACCTAACTCTCACCAAGCGCAATGGTCAGCCAATGTGCGGCATTCCTTATCATGCGGCAAAAACCTATATCAAACGATTGTTGGAAGCAGGGAAGAAGATTGCAATCTGTGAACAGACCAGCCTCAACCAGGAAGGTGGGAAAAAGCTGGCAACCCGTGAAGTGGTACAGGTCATCACACCTGCAACAGTCATTGAAGATGACTACCTTGATGCAGAGCAATCCAGTTATGTCTTGAGCATCTCATTCCAGAAACAGGGTATTTCTGTCAGCTATGCAGACATCACCACAGGTGAGTTCTCATTGAGGACGCTAGGAAAAGATCATCAGTATGGTTCACTGCTTGCTGTATTGGAACAAGTGCGGCCCAGGGAACTCTTGGTAAATGAGGACGATTATTTTCTTTATCAGGACTACCAGGATTTACTAGCCTCTCAGCAAGCAATGGTAAGCAAGCTTCCGCCTTGGAGATTTTCCATTGCTGATGGATACAGTTTGCTCTGCAGCCATATAGGAAGTACGAGCCTGAAGGCCTTTTCCCTGGAGGAAAAGGACCATCGGCTTTCCAGTGCAGGGGCTCTGCTCTGGTATTTGAGAGAGACAGCAAAGACAAGCCTGAACCAGATTGACTCATATACGGTGGTTGAAGAGACACAATTTCTGCATATCGATGAAGCAAGCCGAAAGAGTCTTGAGCTGGTAAACAATACCAACGATGGAAGTGAGAAATTCACGCTTTTCTCGGCAATCAATGCCACGCTCACCAGCATGGGTACCCGCCAGTTGAAAAACTGGATCACACAAGCCTTGACAGATATCGAGCAAATTCTCTTTCGCCAAAGATGGGTTGAGATGCTTTTTCTGGACCGTGATGAACTGGGCAGGGTCAGGTCGATCCTGAAACAGGTATTGGATATCCAGCGCCTGACTTCCCGCATTGCCATGAATAGGCAGGTTCCCAGGGACCTGACAGGGATTGCCCAGACCATTTCAGCCTTTTTCCAATTGGTTGATCAACGATACCAGGATCTCCTTCCCTCCAAGCTGGATGAAACACAGCTTAACATGTTGCTCCAGCTTGCAAGTGAAATTCAGGAAGCCATCAATGACCAGTGGCAAGGTCCATTTGAGGAAGGAAAGGTAATCCGTAAAGGGTTTGATACACAACTTGATGCACTCAGAGGTACCAAATCGGGGGGTAGGGAGCTATTGGACGCCTATCTCAAGCAACTGAAGGAAGAGACGGGAATTCCTACAATAAAGCTCTCTTCCAACAAGATCCTTGGTCATTATATTGAGGTTACCAAAACCCATGCCTCAAAGGTTCCCCCAACCTTCTACCGCAAACAAACACTGGTGAATGCCGAGAGGTTCACCAGTGATGAATTGATCAAACTGGAACAACAAATCCTTGAGAGTGCCGCCTTGGCTGAAGAGAGGGAGAAGGAAGTCTACGAAACTCTGGTATCCAAGACCAGGGACGTACAACAGATTCTGCTCTCCATCAGTGGATTCCTCAGTGACCTGGATTGTTTGCAGAGCTTTGCAAGTACGGCAATCACTCACCAGTATACAAAACCCATATTCACTGACGAGGATGTACTTACCCTGGAAGGGGCAAGACATCCAGTGGTAGAACAACATCTCACCCCTGGTGGTTTTGTTGCCAATGACCTGACGATCAGAGGCAACGGGAAACGGTTCTGTTTGATTACAGGACCGAATATGGCAGGTAAGTCAACATTTCTCAGGCAGAGCGCATTGCTGGTTCTCCTGGCGCAAATTGGCAGTTTTGTTCCTGCAACGAAAGCAAAGCTTGGCATCGTCGATCGTCTCTACTGCAGGGTAGGGGCGAGTGACAATCTTGCCCGTGGAGAGTCCACCTTCCTTGTAGAGATGCAGGAAGCAGCCCACATTCTCAGAACAGCAACAAGGCATTCTCTTGTAATTGTAGATGAACTGGGTAGGGGTACCAGCACTCAGGATGGAATGTCGATTGCCTATGCCATGATGCAGAAACTCCTATCCATGGATTGCAAGACACTGTTTGCTACCCACTACCATGAGCTCGCCCAAATTGATACCAGCGCCATCCAACTCTTGACGTTGCAGGTAAGCGAGATGGGTGGGGAAGTAAAGTTCCTGAGGAGAGTCATTGAGGGAATTGCAAACAGTTCCTATGGGTTGAACGTTGCAAGAATGGCAGGGGTTGGCCGTGATATCATCCGCCAAGCCCGTCAATTCCAGAAACAACATTTTACTGAGTATGACCTAGCTGCCATGCAACCTGATCTGTTCAGTGCTGCCTCTGAACAGGAAGAACTTCCCTATAGTGATCTTGATGCGAATGAAAGAGAAGTAATCGATGCATTGGAGTCATTCAGTATTGACCAGTCATCTCCCTTGGAGGCGCTCCTGTTATTGAAGGATTTACAGGAGAAATTGCAAGCAAGATAG
- a CDS encoding ribosome assembly cofactor RimP, translating into MIQKGIEETPLFREYEPLLSAMGITLVDINEIDRGSSVLVTIVIMAKEEEVNVDHCAKVYRLVYPRMELILGERDLQLEVTTPGLQRTIKDSYEFSLFTGKRVRVYDTSKTAWVSGIIKTCDDHSLTLDEVFIEDEKEMIATMVVELASIQKAKLDYRWEDNSHGN; encoded by the coding sequence ATGATACAGAAAGGAATAGAAGAAACACCTTTGTTTCGTGAATACGAACCTCTGCTGAGTGCAATGGGCATTACATTGGTGGATATCAATGAGATTGACCGAGGAAGCAGTGTCCTGGTTACCATTGTAATCATGGCAAAGGAAGAAGAAGTAAATGTCGACCACTGTGCGAAGGTATACCGATTGGTATATCCAAGAATGGAACTGATATTGGGGGAGCGTGATCTGCAACTCGAGGTAACCACCCCAGGCCTTCAGCGCACAATCAAGGATAGCTATGAGTTCAGCTTGTTTACCGGCAAGCGTGTACGGGTTTATGATACAAGCAAGACGGCCTGGGTAAGTGGTATCATCAAAACATGTGATGACCATTCGCTTACGCTTGACGAGGTATTTATTGAGGATGAAAAAGAGATGATTGCAACAATGGTTGTGGAGTTGGCTTCTATCCAGAAGGCTAAACTCGACTATAGATGGGAGGACAATTCACATGGCAACTGA